One Sanguibacter keddieii DSM 10542 genomic window carries:
- a CDS encoding LxmA leader domain family RiPP, with protein MALNQDIIAGYTAYTDAGELAAAPAADAAGVTPTTTTLTISSAPCTAASIGAVSAISAVSVDNTFDHGC; from the coding sequence ATGGCACTGAACCAGGACATCATCGCCGGCTACACCGCCTACACCGACGCGGGCGAGCTCGCCGCAGCACCGGCTGCCGACGCCGCGGGCGTCACGCCCACCACCACGACCCTGACGATCTCGAGCGCGCCGTGCACCGCGGCCTCGATCGGAGCGGTCTCGGCCATCAGCGCCGTCTCGGTCGACAACACCTTCGACCACGGCTGCTGA
- a CDS encoding LxmA leader domain family RiPP — MTLDQDIIAGYTAYTDAGELAAAPAADAAGVTPTTTTLTISSHPCIAASIAGVSVVSAVSVDNTFDHGC; from the coding sequence ATGACGCTCGACCAGGACATCATCGCCGGTTACACCGCCTACACGGACGCGGGCGAGCTCGCTGCGGCGCCGGCCGCCGACGCCGCAGGGGTCACCCCGACGACCACCACGCTGACGATCTCGAGCCACCCGTGCATCGCGGCGTCGATCGCCGGTGTCTCCGTGGTCAGCGCGGTCTCGGTCGACAACACCTTCGACCACGGCTGCTGA
- a CDS encoding response regulator, with translation MDLTPEPTVASSPAGPPGAPDRAGRPAVRTRVLVVDDHEVVRRGLMTLIDLEETMETVGEASCGQDGIDLAVSLAPDVVLMDVQLPDVDGITAARTIIESTSCKVVMLTALADEEVVYGGLRAGVSGFLLKVAPSHELIEAVSLAAQGKAHLHADVTGIVIDRFTSAPETRLRDDLVGALTDREREVLVALAEGQSNTEIAESLHLSETTVKSHVSHIFTKTGARDRAQAVGIAYESGLITPGM, from the coding sequence ATGGACCTGACCCCCGAGCCGACCGTCGCCAGCTCCCCGGCCGGGCCACCCGGAGCTCCTGACCGGGCCGGCCGGCCGGCGGTGCGCACGCGGGTGCTCGTCGTCGACGACCACGAGGTGGTGCGCCGTGGGCTGATGACCCTCATCGACCTCGAGGAGACGATGGAGACCGTCGGCGAGGCGTCCTGCGGCCAGGACGGCATCGACCTCGCGGTGAGCCTCGCGCCCGACGTCGTCCTCATGGACGTGCAGCTGCCCGACGTCGACGGCATCACGGCTGCCCGGACCATCATCGAGTCGACCTCCTGCAAGGTGGTGATGCTCACCGCGCTCGCGGACGAGGAGGTGGTGTACGGCGGTCTGCGGGCTGGTGTGAGCGGCTTCCTGCTCAAGGTGGCCCCCTCGCACGAGCTCATTGAGGCGGTCTCGTTGGCGGCCCAGGGCAAGGCGCACCTGCACGCCGACGTCACGGGCATCGTCATCGACCGCTTCACCTCTGCTCCTGAGACACGGCTGCGCGACGACCTGGTGGGGGCCCTCACCGACCGCGAGCGGGAGGTGCTCGTCGCGCTCGCCGAGGGGCAGTCCAACACGGAGATCGCCGAGAGCCTGCACCTCAGCGAGACGACGGTGAAGTCGCACGTCTCGCACATCTTCACCAAGACCGGCGCGCGCGACCGCGCCCAGGCTGTGGGGATCGCGTACGAGAGCGGTCTGATCACCCCGGGGATGTGA
- a CDS encoding sensor histidine kinase, which yields MSRRASRTAVVLATCAAAVAVAAVTVLSFGADHRVLLGSWPVWVGAALVAVLSLGARSYPRTAIVAASATCAVVLAVSTHSGGVVPLTLACALTGAQAWPFVTAPAWRVPLLAATTAATTAGVVVATADRPVTAMLAAATWTVALGVATFLFTVPVSRARQRQALLRESLDKAATEIAVTSRRAVEDERVRIARDLHDSAGHLVTAINIHASIAQKTIHQAPETAAEAISTVEEYSRQAVHEIQSVLRVLDGAAAPVGEEPGLEALDALVEEVAGLGLAVQVSEVGEEVPVSPAVSAVAYRLLREGLVNVRKHSAGREARVVLRWPEPGIRSDVIEVEVVDAGPPVGASTGSGIGLRSLRERVALEGGTVVVGRLSTGGFHVRARIPLSPHPPAPPQGSSTSAAPKETSWT from the coding sequence GTGAGCCGACGCGCGTCGCGGACCGCCGTCGTCCTGGCGACCTGCGCGGCGGCCGTCGCCGTCGCCGCGGTGACGGTGCTGTCGTTCGGGGCGGACCACCGCGTCCTGCTCGGCAGCTGGCCGGTGTGGGTGGGGGCGGCGCTCGTCGCCGTCCTCAGCCTCGGCGCACGCTCCTACCCCCGGACCGCGATCGTCGCCGCGAGCGCGACCTGCGCCGTGGTGCTCGCCGTGAGCACGCACTCCGGCGGCGTGGTGCCGCTGACCCTCGCCTGCGCGCTCACCGGCGCGCAGGCGTGGCCCTTCGTCACCGCCCCGGCGTGGCGGGTGCCGCTGCTCGCGGCGACCACGGCCGCGACGACCGCGGGGGTGGTCGTGGCGACGGCCGACCGGCCGGTCACGGCGATGCTCGCCGCCGCCACGTGGACGGTCGCCCTGGGTGTGGCCACCTTCTTGTTCACGGTCCCGGTCTCGCGCGCCCGCCAGCGCCAGGCGCTCCTGCGCGAGAGCCTGGACAAGGCCGCCACCGAGATCGCCGTGACCTCGCGCCGTGCTGTGGAGGACGAGCGGGTGCGGATCGCGCGGGACCTGCACGACTCGGCAGGACACCTCGTGACCGCCATCAACATCCACGCGTCGATCGCGCAGAAGACCATCCACCAGGCACCCGAGACCGCGGCCGAGGCGATCAGCACCGTGGAGGAGTACAGCCGGCAGGCGGTCCACGAGATCCAGTCCGTGCTGCGGGTCCTCGACGGGGCCGCGGCGCCCGTGGGGGAGGAGCCGGGGCTCGAGGCGCTCGACGCGCTGGTCGAGGAGGTGGCGGGCCTGGGGCTCGCCGTCCAGGTGAGCGAGGTGGGCGAGGAGGTCCCGGTGTCGCCGGCGGTCTCCGCGGTGGCCTACAGGCTGCTGCGCGAGGGCCTGGTCAACGTCCGCAAGCACTCCGCCGGTCGGGAGGCGAGGGTCGTGCTGCGGTGGCCCGAGCCAGGTATACGGTCCGACGTCATCGAGGTCGAGGTGGTCGACGCCGGCCCGCCGGTCGGTGCCTCGACCGGCAGCGGGATCGGTCTGCGCTCGCTCCGCGAGCGCGTCGCCCTCGAGGGCGGGACGGTGGTCGTGGGCCGGCTGTCGACCGGCGGGTTCCACGTCCGCGCGCGCATCCCGCTCTCGCCCCACCCGCCGGCACCTCCGCAGGGGTCGAGCACCTCAGCAGCACCGAAGGAGACCTCATGGACCTGA
- a CDS encoding ABC transporter ATP-binding protein produces the protein MSAHQGPAPAAAPTAQTKARLADLLPMVTRHRALLATAVLISLVASVATLVQPLVVGQVIQRVASGELLGPMVWALVGLIVASGLLTGIQHYLLRRLGANVVLGARRTLVHRMLRLPVKEYETRPVGDLVSRVGTDTSVLAVVISQGLVDLLGSALVFVGALVALVLIDPLLLLVSGVVIGGSVVAVTLLSGRLRTVTVEQQKHVGLLAASVNRALTAIRTIRAANATGRETDRIHEHAVGAWRANLDVARIAALVAPVSGIATQVALVTVLGLGGAQVAAGRLTLVDLVQFIMFLFLLVMPLGNVFTAIASVSQALGALGRIQEITSLPLEREERAVRADDLDGSGSTEISFEDVSFSYTGADVAGGAASTAQTLSHVTFDVPRGARVAVVGPSGAGKSTVLALLARFYDADAGTIRVDGRDIQTLDHETVRARLGYVEQDAPVLSGTVRDNLLISAPDATDAECTEVLAAVNLAGFLESRADGLDTVVGESGVLLSGGERQRLAIARALLHGPPVLLLDESTSHLDGLNERMMRDALDTAAEGRTLLVVAHRLSTVVDSDHIVVVDDGRVVGTGTHEELLRTTPLYAALAAEQLLTPETDPETHPEEVLVPTTGTTSTDRGAHS, from the coding sequence ATGAGCGCACACCAGGGGCCCGCCCCCGCCGCAGCACCCACGGCGCAGACCAAGGCGCGGCTCGCCGACCTGCTCCCGATGGTCACCCGCCACCGCGCGCTGCTGGCGACGGCGGTGCTCATCAGCCTCGTCGCCTCCGTCGCGACGCTCGTCCAGCCGCTCGTCGTCGGGCAGGTGATCCAGCGCGTCGCGAGCGGCGAGCTGCTCGGCCCGATGGTGTGGGCGCTCGTCGGTCTCATCGTCGCGTCCGGCCTGCTGACCGGCATCCAGCACTACCTGCTGCGCCGCCTCGGGGCGAACGTCGTCCTCGGGGCCCGCCGCACGCTCGTGCACCGCATGCTGCGGCTGCCCGTCAAGGAGTACGAGACCCGGCCCGTCGGAGACCTCGTCTCGCGGGTCGGTACCGACACCTCGGTGCTCGCCGTCGTGATCTCGCAGGGCCTCGTCGACCTCCTCGGCAGCGCCCTCGTGTTCGTCGGTGCCCTCGTCGCCCTCGTCCTCATCGACCCGCTGCTGCTCCTCGTCTCCGGGGTGGTCATCGGAGGGTCCGTCGTCGCGGTCACCCTGCTGTCCGGTCGCCTGCGCACCGTCACCGTCGAGCAGCAGAAGCACGTGGGACTGCTCGCGGCCTCGGTCAACCGGGCGCTCACGGCGATCCGCACCATCCGGGCCGCGAACGCCACCGGTCGTGAGACCGACCGCATCCACGAGCACGCGGTCGGGGCCTGGCGCGCGAACCTCGACGTCGCCCGCATCGCAGCCCTGGTGGCCCCGGTGTCCGGGATCGCGACCCAGGTCGCCCTCGTGACCGTGCTCGGGCTCGGCGGCGCCCAGGTCGCGGCCGGCCGGCTCACCCTCGTCGACCTGGTGCAGTTCATCATGTTCCTGTTCCTGCTGGTCATGCCCCTCGGGAACGTCTTCACGGCGATCGCCTCGGTGTCGCAGGCTCTCGGAGCCCTCGGACGCATCCAGGAGATCACCTCGCTGCCCCTCGAGCGCGAGGAGCGGGCCGTGCGCGCCGACGACCTCGACGGGTCGGGCAGCACCGAGATCTCCTTCGAGGACGTGAGCTTCTCCTACACGGGCGCCGACGTCGCCGGAGGGGCGGCGTCGACGGCGCAGACCCTCAGCCACGTCACCTTCGACGTGCCGCGCGGGGCCCGCGTCGCCGTCGTCGGCCCGAGCGGGGCCGGGAAGAGCACGGTCCTCGCGCTCCTCGCCCGGTTCTACGACGCCGACGCCGGCACCATCCGTGTCGACGGACGCGACATCCAGACGCTCGACCACGAGACGGTCCGGGCACGGCTCGGCTACGTCGAGCAGGACGCCCCGGTGCTCTCGGGGACGGTGCGCGACAACCTCCTCATCTCGGCGCCCGACGCGACCGACGCCGAGTGCACCGAGGTGCTCGCGGCCGTGAACCTCGCCGGGTTCCTCGAGTCCCGTGCCGACGGCCTCGACACCGTGGTCGGGGAGAGCGGCGTGCTGCTCTCGGGCGGCGAGCGCCAGCGGCTGGCGATCGCCCGCGCGCTGCTGCACGGCCCGCCCGTGCTCCTGCTCGACGAGTCGACGTCCCACCTCGACGGCCTCAACGAGCGCATGATGCGCGACGCGCTCGACACCGCCGCCGAGGGGCGCACCCTCCTCGTCGTCGCGCACCGGCTGTCGACCGTCGTGGACTCCGACCACATCGTCGTCGTCGACGACGGGCGCGTGGTCGGCACCGGCACCCACGAGGAGCTGCTGCGGACCACACCGCTGTACGCGGCGCTCGCCGCCGAGCAGCTGCTCACCCCAGAGACCGACCCAGAGACCCACCCGGAGGAGGTGCTGGTCCCCACGACCGGCACCACCTCGACCGACCGAGGAGCACACTCGTGA
- a CDS encoding flavoprotein produces MSETPTSTPAPQLDAVNLLVVATGSISVAFMPYWVNWLRIVEPGASTRVVLTPTARRFVSSEALAALLGAAVEVDSWDGAPEDGSGAQHVDLARWADAVLVYPCTFSYLARLALGSGDSPSMLALQSTSAPVVVCPALPPGTAEGWAYPRHVAALEERGVTVVPPVLARSVTTGEHDAASPAPFPTAVDALARALRAGQADR; encoded by the coding sequence ATGAGCGAGACCCCGACCAGCACCCCTGCGCCGCAGCTCGACGCCGTCAACCTGCTGGTGGTCGCGACCGGGTCGATCAGCGTGGCGTTCATGCCGTACTGGGTCAACTGGCTGCGCATCGTGGAACCCGGCGCGAGCACACGGGTCGTGCTCACCCCGACCGCCCGGCGGTTCGTGTCGTCGGAGGCGCTCGCGGCGCTGCTCGGCGCGGCCGTCGAGGTCGACTCCTGGGACGGCGCCCCGGAGGACGGCTCGGGCGCGCAGCACGTGGACCTCGCCCGGTGGGCCGACGCGGTCCTCGTCTACCCCTGCACGTTCTCGTACCTCGCGCGGCTGGCCCTCGGCAGCGGTGACTCCCCGTCGATGCTCGCGCTGCAGTCGACGTCCGCACCGGTCGTCGTCTGCCCGGCGCTGCCGCCGGGCACCGCCGAGGGGTGGGCGTACCCGCGGCACGTGGCAGCCCTCGAGGAGCGCGGCGTGACGGTCGTCCCGCCGGTGCTCGCCCGCAGCGTCACCACCGGCGAGCACGACGCGGCGTCGCCTGCGCCCTTCCCCACGGCGGTCGACGCCCTCGCCCGCGCGCTGCGAGCCGGGCAGGCCGACCGGTGA
- a CDS encoding LLM class flavin-dependent oxidoreductase, with amino-acid sequence MTHTTTQDTTTQDTTTQDTTTQHHTAPGQAPAPAAPEAPSEPGVSVLYPSQPLDPRMVAPFAEVARRSPAPARLWMGHSLLFDTLDTFAYLAGAGYRQPFGTSVSLMASRHPFDAAVRARSAAIASGAPFVAGFGTGLPGFVEAMTGQAWESPLTAAREYLGIVGALLRGEQVRTTGRYHQTTGALVPLPVPVPPVHVGLGVLRPRMAEVAGEVADVAITWMTPPAYLAETILPALERGAERAGRPRPRVVTVVHAARDTPGRDLPEMAFNAARGHLAAPHYTDMLRRAGVPVDAADPRAGARALVEAGVFVTGSAEDVAREVAAYHAAGVDEVVLNPAGVLFTEGPQPAVDELEVFLAAAHAEGTR; translated from the coding sequence ATGACGCACACGACGACGCAGGACACGACGACGCAGGACACGACGACACAGGACACGACGACACAGCACCACACCGCGCCGGGGCAGGCCCCAGCACCCGCGGCGCCGGAGGCGCCCTCCGAGCCAGGCGTGTCGGTGCTCTACCCGAGCCAGCCGCTCGACCCGAGGATGGTGGCGCCCTTCGCCGAGGTCGCCCGACGCAGCCCGGCCCCGGCACGCCTGTGGATGGGGCACTCGCTGCTCTTCGACACCCTCGACACCTTCGCGTACCTCGCCGGGGCCGGCTACCGGCAGCCCTTCGGCACCTCCGTCTCGCTCATGGCGTCGAGGCACCCTTTCGACGCCGCCGTGCGGGCGCGGTCCGCAGCGATCGCGTCGGGCGCCCCCTTCGTCGCGGGCTTCGGCACCGGGCTGCCGGGGTTCGTCGAGGCCATGACCGGGCAGGCCTGGGAGAGCCCGCTGACGGCCGCCCGGGAGTACCTCGGGATCGTCGGAGCGCTCCTGCGCGGCGAGCAGGTCCGGACCACCGGCCGCTACCACCAGACGACCGGCGCGCTCGTGCCGCTCCCCGTGCCCGTCCCGCCCGTGCACGTCGGCCTCGGGGTCCTGCGACCTCGCATGGCCGAGGTCGCCGGAGAGGTCGCGGACGTGGCCATCACCTGGATGACCCCGCCGGCGTACCTCGCCGAGACCATCCTCCCCGCCCTCGAGCGGGGCGCCGAGCGGGCCGGGCGGCCGCGGCCGCGCGTCGTCACCGTGGTGCACGCAGCCCGGGACACCCCAGGCAGAGACCTGCCCGAGATGGCCTTCAACGCCGCCCGCGGGCACCTCGCCGCACCGCACTACACCGACATGCTGCGCCGCGCCGGGGTCCCGGTCGACGCGGCAGACCCGCGCGCGGGGGCCCGGGCCCTCGTCGAGGCCGGGGTGTTCGTCACGGGTTCGGCCGAGGACGTCGCGCGGGAGGTCGCCGCCTACCACGCCGCGGGCGTCGACGAGGTCGTGCTCAACCCCGCGGGCGTGCTCTTCACCGAGGGCCCGCAGCCGGCCGTCGACGAGCTCGAGGTCTTCCTCGCCGCCGCGCACGCCGAGGGGACGCGATGA
- a CDS encoding ABC transporter permease: MSRTSKVLSTGLLRARLELRVLVRNRSVLFSQLQLANVVMLVVLGKVIGDDPIGGSGQPQVTLFVAGFVALAVCQATILQFPLALATDREDGTLLRARGIPDGVATYLVGRVTVVLITVVVNVALVLVVAALVLRAPMPSTVGAWFTLLWVLALSTCAATLLGAAVGAMLPGARQGTGWVLLPLMGLMVISGTVIPFTLMPGVVQAVASVFPLRWMAQGVRSALYEPAYAAYEVAGSWQHAETAGVLLVWVVVGAVVAPRLIARTTRRETGSALEERRDEASRRVGI; the protein is encoded by the coding sequence ATGAGCCGGACCTCGAAGGTCCTCTCGACAGGACTGCTCCGTGCCCGGCTCGAGCTCCGGGTGCTCGTCCGCAACCGGTCGGTCCTGTTCTCGCAGCTGCAGCTCGCCAACGTGGTGATGCTCGTGGTGCTCGGCAAGGTCATCGGCGACGACCCGATCGGCGGCTCCGGGCAGCCGCAGGTGACGCTGTTCGTCGCGGGCTTCGTGGCGCTGGCCGTCTGCCAGGCCACGATCCTGCAGTTCCCCCTCGCGCTCGCCACCGACCGTGAGGACGGGACCCTGCTGCGGGCCCGCGGCATCCCGGACGGCGTCGCGACCTACCTGGTCGGCAGGGTGACGGTCGTCCTGATCACTGTCGTGGTGAACGTCGCGCTCGTCCTGGTCGTGGCGGCGCTCGTGCTCCGCGCCCCGATGCCCTCGACCGTGGGTGCCTGGTTCACCCTGCTGTGGGTGCTCGCGCTCTCCACCTGCGCGGCCACGCTGCTCGGCGCAGCCGTGGGGGCCATGCTCCCCGGTGCGCGGCAGGGGACGGGCTGGGTGCTCCTCCCGCTCATGGGTCTCATGGTGATCTCCGGGACGGTCATCCCCTTCACCCTCATGCCGGGCGTGGTGCAGGCGGTCGCCTCGGTGTTCCCGCTGCGCTGGATGGCGCAAGGGGTCCGGTCGGCGCTCTACGAGCCGGCCTACGCCGCCTACGAGGTGGCCGGGAGCTGGCAGCACGCCGAGACCGCCGGTGTGCTCCTCGTCTGGGTCGTGGTCGGTGCGGTCGTCGCACCGCGCCTCATCGCACGCACCACCCGCAGGGAGACCGGCAGCGCGCTCGAGGAGCGCCGTGACGAGGCCAGCCGCCGGGTCGGGATCTGA
- a CDS encoding ABC transporter ATP-binding protein: MSATPDGHVISVRDLTMAYGSTRVLEGIDLDVEAGGVTALLGPNGAGKTTTIEILEGFRGRSGGEVRVLGEDPAKASRAWRSRVGIVMQSWQDHARWRVVELVRYAAAHYDHPVRAEEALEMMGLGDKAQATINQLSGGQRRRLDVALGIVGRPELLFLDEPTAGFDPAARRSFHEVLGTLVDSGLTVLLTTHDLAEAERLSRRIVLLVRGHLVADGSAADLARAVDAPTTVRWREDGEVRTEQTVEPDALVHRLYATHGSALSGVEVRPPDLEDAYLEIVAREEA; this comes from the coding sequence ATGAGCGCCACCCCGGACGGGCACGTCATCAGCGTCCGCGACCTGACGATGGCCTACGGCAGCACCCGCGTGCTCGAGGGCATCGACCTCGACGTCGAGGCGGGCGGGGTCACCGCCCTGCTCGGCCCCAACGGCGCCGGCAAGACCACCACGATCGAGATCCTCGAGGGCTTCCGCGGTCGGTCCGGCGGCGAGGTCCGCGTGCTCGGCGAGGACCCCGCCAAGGCCTCCCGGGCGTGGCGGTCGCGCGTCGGGATCGTCATGCAGTCCTGGCAGGACCACGCCCGGTGGCGCGTCGTCGAGCTGGTCCGGTACGCCGCGGCCCACTACGACCACCCCGTGCGCGCCGAGGAGGCCCTCGAGATGATGGGCCTGGGCGACAAGGCCCAGGCCACCATCAACCAGCTCTCGGGAGGCCAGCGCCGCCGGCTCGACGTCGCCCTCGGCATCGTGGGGCGCCCGGAGCTGCTGTTCCTCGACGAGCCCACGGCCGGCTTCGACCCCGCAGCCCGCCGATCCTTCCACGAGGTCCTCGGGACGCTCGTGGACTCCGGGCTCACCGTGCTCCTCACCACCCACGACCTCGCCGAGGCAGAGCGTCTCTCGCGCCGCATCGTCCTCCTGGTCCGCGGGCACCTCGTCGCCGACGGCTCCGCGGCCGACCTGGCGCGGGCGGTCGACGCACCCACGACGGTCCGGTGGCGCGAGGACGGCGAGGTCCGCACGGAGCAGACCGTGGAGCCCGACGCGCTCGTCCACCGGCTGTACGCCACGCACGGCTCGGCGCTGTCCGGCGTCGAGGTCAGACCACCCGACCTCGAGGACGCGTACCTCGAGATCGTCGCGAGGGAGGAAGCATGA
- a CDS encoding M16 family metallopeptidase, producing MSADLLTVAPLDLVSERAPGGQLLTAVHVPGAQTVEIRVSVELPRADDTDSAHAEVLGRCLLSAHGTARRAGLLGAEVSAGADPRRLTVAASSSVEAWRTTLALLVEALAEPRATPDAVRLASGATARAALRALSSPGMLARSALHDLLWGDRAPSRFDVPTPAALGQVSAGSVTDYARRHLAGAHVSVVVGAPLVPHAAWEAAAGVLGDWSTTATRAETADLPPPGPPGSTVVEGAAPGRAGLRLMLRSPGRDHPGYAAARLSAAVLGGGPASRLSRSLRDELGVVYGVNHSTETVAREVFDVVDLELREPDVDAALGALAEAVRLPPSDGEVRRVRRRTLGAQLVARSSLAATVASVADLVADGLGPTWLDEHAEAVAAVPTEDVQADAAVRLPPDAGWRALVTPTGTATPGPPDAPANVTSPGSASPPGSTAPTTPTSTTSTGGPA from the coding sequence ATGAGCGCCGACCTGCTCACCGTCGCCCCGCTCGACCTCGTGTCGGAACGGGCGCCCGGAGGCCAGCTCCTCACCGCCGTCCACGTGCCCGGTGCCCAGACCGTCGAGATCCGCGTGAGCGTCGAGCTGCCCCGCGCCGACGACACCGACTCGGCCCACGCCGAGGTGCTGGGCCGCTGCCTGCTCTCCGCCCACGGGACCGCACGGCGCGCCGGTCTGCTCGGCGCGGAGGTCTCGGCAGGTGCAGACCCGCGCCGTCTCACGGTCGCCGCCTCCTCCAGCGTCGAGGCCTGGCGCACCACCCTCGCGCTCCTCGTCGAGGCGCTCGCCGAGCCGCGCGCGACACCCGACGCGGTGCGCCTGGCGAGCGGCGCGACGGCCCGGGCCGCCCTCCGTGCCCTCTCGAGCCCCGGGATGCTCGCCCGTTCCGCGCTCCACGACCTCCTCTGGGGAGACCGCGCGCCGTCGAGGTTCGACGTCCCGACGCCCGCGGCCCTCGGGCAGGTCTCGGCAGGGTCGGTGACCGACTACGCGCGGCGGCATCTGGCCGGGGCGCACGTCTCGGTCGTGGTCGGCGCCCCGCTCGTGCCGCACGCCGCCTGGGAGGCCGCGGCGGGCGTCCTCGGCGACTGGTCGACCACCGCGACGCGCGCCGAGACTGCCGACCTGCCCCCGCCCGGTCCGCCCGGCAGCACGGTCGTCGAGGGCGCAGCCCCGGGCCGGGCAGGTCTGCGGCTGATGCTGCGCTCGCCCGGACGCGACCACCCGGGCTACGCGGCGGCCCGGCTGTCGGCCGCGGTGCTCGGGGGCGGCCCGGCCTCGCGGCTCTCCCGCAGCCTCCGCGACGAGCTCGGGGTCGTCTACGGGGTCAACCACTCGACCGAGACCGTGGCCCGCGAGGTCTTCGACGTCGTCGACCTCGAGCTGCGGGAGCCCGACGTCGACGCGGCCCTCGGGGCGCTCGCGGAGGCCGTGCGCCTGCCGCCGAGCGACGGGGAGGTCCGCAGGGTCCGGCGTCGCACGCTCGGGGCCCAGCTCGTGGCGCGCAGCTCGCTGGCCGCCACCGTCGCGTCCGTCGCCGACCTCGTGGCGGACGGGCTCGGGCCGACCTGGCTCGACGAGCACGCCGAGGCCGTGGCCGCCGTGCCCACCGAGGACGTGCAGGCCGACGCCGCGGTGAGGCTGCCGCCCGACGCTGGCTGGCGCGCGCTCGTGACGCCGACGGGCACCGCGACCCCGGGGCCTCCCGACGCCCCTGCGAACGTCACCTCCCCGGGCAGCGCCAGCCCGCCGGGGAGCACCGCGCCCACCACGCCCACCTCGACCACCAGCACGGGAGGACCCGCATGA
- a CDS encoding M16 family metallopeptidase — protein MIADRILPSGTRVVVDRLAATGVVAVSVAYRGGMRSDPPGAPGLAHLVEHVSFGALAEHAGLVDATGGSASAFTHSDHTEFSTVVPAAALADVLDLEARRTRPARVDAAGLERQVRVLDEEIRTQIDSQDFAGHTVRDLPQLLLDDARLVGDGYGSADALAHVTPDDVAAFMARGYRPSDAVVVLAGDVDPEEGAALVESTWGDLGPAPSDPPAAPTSAARTVAPPFAGLPTATRTGGASAPAAVRGVVLSPAQGTARSLGEHLAEVLALQAVAETRGLLCRAGIFEPLAALDPDLAFLARYLGPGETPGDVADEVDDALAEVADGRAPDGLVLSLALRWHRRLSAAAAEPLTRSRSLARATVLVGDPHLPDTVLRTLAGTGRDDVAAAAARLRGARGALLHVTPALVGGRA, from the coding sequence GTGATCGCCGACCGGATCCTGCCGAGCGGGACCCGGGTGGTCGTCGACCGGCTCGCCGCGACGGGCGTGGTGGCGGTGAGCGTCGCCTACCGCGGCGGCATGCGCTCCGACCCGCCGGGAGCGCCGGGGCTGGCGCACCTCGTCGAGCACGTGAGCTTCGGGGCGCTGGCCGAGCACGCCGGGCTGGTCGACGCGACCGGCGGGTCGGCGAGCGCCTTCACGCACAGCGACCACACGGAGTTCTCCACCGTGGTCCCGGCTGCTGCGCTCGCCGACGTGCTCGACCTCGAGGCGCGACGGACGCGCCCGGCCCGCGTGGACGCGGCCGGTCTGGAGCGCCAGGTGCGGGTCCTCGACGAGGAGATCCGCACCCAGATCGACTCGCAGGACTTCGCGGGGCACACGGTCCGCGACCTTCCGCAGCTGCTGCTCGACGACGCACGCCTCGTCGGCGACGGGTACGGCAGCGCCGACGCGCTGGCGCACGTCACCCCCGACGACGTGGCGGCGTTCATGGCGCGCGGCTACCGGCCGTCGGACGCCGTGGTGGTGCTGGCCGGCGACGTCGACCCGGAGGAGGGCGCTGCCCTCGTCGAGAGCACCTGGGGAGACCTCGGTCCAGCACCGTCTGACCCGCCCGCAGCGCCGACGTCCGCGGCCCGCACCGTCGCCCCGCCGTTCGCCGGCCTGCCCACCGCGACGCGTACCGGAGGAGCCTCCGCCCCGGCGGCGGTCCGCGGTGTGGTGCTCTCACCAGCACAAGGCACGGCGAGGAGCCTCGGTGAGCACCTGGCCGAGGTGCTCGCCCTGCAGGCCGTCGCAGAGACACGCGGTCTGCTGTGCCGTGCCGGCATCTTCGAGCCGCTCGCGGCGCTCGACCCCGACCTCGCCTTCCTCGCCCGGTACCTCGGCCCGGGGGAGACCCCGGGGGACGTCGCGGACGAGGTCGACGACGCCCTCGCGGAGGTCGCCGACGGACGCGCGCCCGACGGGCTGGTCCTCTCCCTCGCGCTCCGGTGGCACCGCAGGCTCTCGGCCGCGGCCGCAGAGCCCCTCACCCGCTCGCGCAGCCTCGCCCGGGCGACCGTGCTCGTCGGCGACCCCCACCTGCCTGACACCGTCCTGCGCACGCTCGCGGGCACCGGCCGCGACGACGTCGCCGCGGCGGCCGCCCGCCTCCGTGGCGCCCGCGGCGCCCTCCTGCACGTGACCCCTGCGCTCGTGGGCGGCCGCGCATGA